In one Phalacrocorax carbo chromosome 16, bPhaCar2.1, whole genome shotgun sequence genomic region, the following are encoded:
- the SLC25A10 gene encoding mitochondrial dicarboxylate carrier isoform X1 — translation MAERRVSRWYFGGLASCGAACCTHPLDLLKVHLQTQQEVKMRMMGMAMRVIRNDGFLALYNGLSASLCRQMTYSLTRFAIYETARDRLGQGSQGPPPFYQKVLLGAVGGFTGGFVGTPADMVNVRMQNDMKQPPALRRNYSHALDGMYRVLREEGLKKLFSGATMASSRGALVTVGQLSCYDQAKQLVLATGLLSDNIFTHFLASFIAGGCATFLCQPLDVLKTRLMNSQGEYRGVSHCAMETAKLGPLAFYKGFVPAAIRLIPHTVLTFVFLEQLRKYFGIKVIT, via the exons ATGGCGGAGCGGCGCGTGTCGCGCTGGTACTTCGGCGGCCTCGCGTCGTGCGGCGCAGCCTGCTGCACCCACCCGCTCGACCTGCTCAAG GTCCACCTCCAGACACAGCAGGAGGTGAAGATGCGGATGATGGGGATGGCGATGCGTGTGATCCGCAACGATGGCTTCCTGGCTCTCTACAACGGACTCAGTGCCTCACTGTGCCGGCAG ATGACATATTCCTTGACTCGCTTTGCCATCTACGAGACTGCGAGGGACCGCTTGGGCCAGGGCAGCCAGGGGCCTCCCCCCTTCTACCAGAAAGTGCTGCTGGGTGCAGTGGGAG GTTTCACCGGCGGATTTGTGGGGACCCCGGCGGACATGGTGAACGTCAG GATGCAGAACGACATGAAGCAGCCACCTGCCCTGCGGCGCAA CTATTCCCATGCCCTGGACGGCATGTACCGTGTCCTCCGGGAAG AGGGCTTGAAGAAACTCTTCTCGGGAGCTACGATGGCATCTAGCCGAGGGGCCCTAGTCACCGTTGGGCAG CTCTCCTGTTATGACCAGGCCAAGCAGCTGGTTCTCGCGACTGGGTTGCTGTCAGACAACATCTTCACTCACTTCCTGGCCAGCTTCATCGCt GGCGGATGCGCCACATtcctctgccagcccctggACGTGCTGAAGACCCGCCTCATGAACTCCCAGGGCGAGTACCGG GGTGTTAGCCACTGTGCCATGGAAACTGCCAAGCTTGGCCCACTCGCCTTCTACAAG GGCTTCGTTCCTGCTGCCATCCGGCTCATTCCTCACACAGTCCTCACCTTTGTCTTCCTGGAACAGCTGCGCAAATATTTTGGGATCAAAGTGATCACCTGA
- the HGS gene encoding hepatocyte growth factor-regulated tyrosine kinase substrate isoform X2 has protein sequence MGRGGGTFERLLDKATSQLLLETDWESILQICDMIRQGDTQAKYAVNAIKKKVNDKNPHVALYALEVMESVVKNCGQTVHDEVANKQTMEELKEILKRQVETSVRSKILYLIQAWAHAFRNEPKYKVVQDTYQIMKVEGHVFPEFKESDAMFAAERAPDWVDAEECHRCRVQFGVVTRKHHCRACGQIFCGKCSSKYSTIPKFGIEKEVRVCEPCYEHLNKKAEGKAAATSELPPEYLTSPLSQQSQLPPKRDETALQEEEELQLAIALSQSEAEEKERMRQKTTYSMYPKAEPTPVTSSAPPVSTLYSPPVNSSAPLAEDIDPELARYLNRNYWEKKQEEVRKSPTPSAPLSLTEPAAQPGEAHPAPLGVVEQYQNGESEENHEQFLKALQNAVTTFVNRMKSNHMRGRSITNDSAVLSLFQSINNMHPQLLELLNQLDERRLYYEGLQDKLAQIRDARGALNALREEHREKLRRAAEEAERQRQIQLAQKLEIMRQKKQEYLEMQRQLAIQRLQEQEKERQMRLEQQKQTIQMRAQMPAFSLPYAQLQAMPAGSGVIYQPSGPTSFPGTFSPAGSVEGSPMHSVYMNQAAQGGTGPYTTIPVTGTDPSMVNAYMYQPGAGSGQAAQQGQAVPTTTPAYSSYQPTPTQGYQSAVSQSQSIPAISQAPQSGAMGYMGSQSVSMGYQPYGMQGLMSALPGQEAALSSLPAQQSYLPGQQPLYQQMAPAAGPPQQQQQPQPAPAPVQQPQGSSEAQLISFD, from the exons ATGGGGCGCGGTGGCGGCACCTTCGAGCGGCTCCTCG ATAAGGCTACAAGTCAGCTCCTGCTGGAGACGGATTGGGAATCCATCCTGCAGATCTGCGACATGATCCGACAGGGAGATACCCA AGCAAAATACGCCGTCAACGCTATcaagaagaaagtaaatgaCAAGAATCCCCATGTGGCACTCTACGCACTGGAG GTCATGGAGTCAGTGGTTAAAAACTGTGGCCAAACAGTCCATGATGAGGTGGCTAATAAACAGACTATGGAGGAACTGAAGGAAATACTCAAG AGGCAAGTGGAGACAAGTGTCCGCAGTAAGATCCTGTACCTTATCCAGGCCTGGGCTCACGCCTTCCGGAACGAGCCCAAGTACAAGGTGGTGCAGGACACCTACCAGATAATGAAGGTTGAAG GTCACGTGTTCCCCGAGTTCAAAGAGAGCGATGCCATGTTTGCTGCAGAAAGG GCTCCTGACTGGGTCGATGCTGAGGAGTGTCACAGATGTCGAGTGCAGTTTGGCGTTGTGACACGGAAG CATCATTGCAGGGCCTGCGGCCAGATCTTCTGCGGCAAATGCTCCTCCAAGTATTCCACCATCCCCAAGTTTGGGATTGAGAAGGAAGTGAGAGTCTGTGAACCCTGTTACGAGCATCTCAACAA GAAAGCTGAGGGTAAAGCTGCTGCCACCTCCGAACTGCCCCCCGAGTACCTGACCAGCCCTCTCTCTCAGCAGTCCCAG CTGCCTCCAAAGCGTGACGAGACGGCTctgcaagaggaggaggagctccAGCTAGCTATTGCCTTGTCTCAGTCAGAGgctgaggagaaggagagaaTG agGCAGAAAACAACCTACTCCATGTACCCAAAGGCTGAGCCCACACCCGTCACCTCATCAGCCCCCCCAGTCAGCACGCTGTATTCCCCACCTGTG AATTCCTCTGCTCCCTTGGCTGAGGACATTGACCCGGAG ctggCTCGGTACCTGAACCGCAACTACTGGGAGAAGAAACAAGAGGAAGTTCGCAAAAGCCCCACCCCGTCAGCACCTCTGTCCCTCACAGAGCCAGctgctcagcctggggaagCCCACCCTGCCCCGCTTGGTGTTGTTGAG cagtACCAGAACGGCGAGTCTGAGGAGAACCACGAGCAGTTCCTGAAGGCGCTGCAGAACGCGGTCACCACGTTTGTCAACCGCATGAAGAGCAACCACATGCGGGGCCGCAGCATCACCAATGACTCTGCTGTATTGTCCCTTTTCCAGTCCATCAACAACATGCAcccccagctgctggagctgctcaaCCAGCTGGATGAGCGCAGGC tgTACTACGAAGGCCTGCAGGACAAACTGGCCCAGATCAGGGATGCACGTGGGGCTCTGAACGCCCTGCGGGAGGAACATCGGGAGAAGCTGCGCCGTGCAGCGGAGGAGGCAGAGCGTCAGCGCCAGATACAGCTGGCCCAGAAGCTGGAGATCATGAGGCAGAAGAAGCAG GAGTACCTGGAGATGCAGCGTCAGTTGGCCATCCAGCGACTGCAGGAACAGGAGAAGGAGAGGCAGATGCGCCTGGAACAGCAGAAGCAGACCATCCAGATGAGAGCCCAGATGCCTGCCTTCTCACTACCTTACGCCCAA CTCCAGGCCATGCCCGCAGGCAGTGGGGTGATCTACCAGCCCTCAGGGCCCACCAGCTTCCCTGGCACCTTCAGTCCAGCTGGCTCTGTGGAGGGCTCTCCCATGCACAGCGTATACATGAACCAGGCAGCAcaagggggcacagggccgtaCACCACGATACCCGTCACAGGGACAG ATCCCAGCATGGTGAACGCCTACATGTACCAGCCGGGGGCAGGCAGCGGGCAGGCAGCTCAGCAGGGGCAGGCGGtgcccaccaccaccccagcgTACTCGTCCTACCAGCCAACTCCAACACAGGGCTACCAG aGCGCAGTCTCACAGTCGCAGAGCATCCCGGCCATCTCTCAGGCCCCCCAGTCGGGCGCTATGGGCTACATGGGCAGCCAGTCGGTCTCCATGGGGTACCAGCCCTATGGCATGCAG GGCCTCATGTCCGCCCTGCCAGGCCAGGAAGCTGCACTGAGCAGCCTGCCAGCCCAGCAGTCCTACCTGCCCGGGCAGCAGCCCCTCTACCAGCAG ATGGCACCTGCTGCAGgccccccccagcagcagcaacagccccagccggcgcccgcacccgtgcagcagccccagggcagcagtGAGGCGCAGCTCATCTCGTTTGACTGA
- the ARL16 gene encoding ADP-ribosylation factor-like protein 16 isoform X1 — MGPIWPSYYSECSALLFVVDAANPTQVSSSCVQLLSILSAEQLASVPVLVIFNKIDLPCYMSLVEMKSLFRMQDIISCATQPITMLETSARDGTGLADVLQWLRATLGDPR, encoded by the exons ATGGGACCCATCTGGCCCAGCTACTACAGCGAGTGCAGCGCTCTCCTG TTTGTGGTCGATGCTGCCAATCCCACCCAGGTCTCCTCATCCTGTGTCCAGCTGCTGTCCatcctctctgcagagcagcttgcCTCCGTGCCTGTGCTGGTCATCTTCAATAAGAT TGACCTGCCCTGCTACATGTCACTGGTGGAGATGAAGTCGTTGTTCCGCATGCAGGATATCATCTCCTGTGCCACACAGCCCATCACGATGCTGGAGACCAGCGCCCGTGACGGCACCGGCCTGGCGGATGTCCTGCAGTGGCTTCGGGCCACCCTCGGAGACCCCCGCTGA
- the SLC25A10 gene encoding mitochondrial dicarboxylate carrier isoform X2: protein MRMMGMAMRVIRNDGFLALYNGLSASLCRQMTYSLTRFAIYETARDRLGQGSQGPPPFYQKVLLGAVGGFTGGFVGTPADMVNVRMQNDMKQPPALRRNYSHALDGMYRVLREEGLKKLFSGATMASSRGALVTVGQLSCYDQAKQLVLATGLLSDNIFTHFLASFIAGGCATFLCQPLDVLKTRLMNSQGEYRGVSHCAMETAKLGPLAFYKGFVPAAIRLIPHTVLTFVFLEQLRKYFGIKVIT from the exons ATGCGGATGATGGGGATGGCGATGCGTGTGATCCGCAACGATGGCTTCCTGGCTCTCTACAACGGACTCAGTGCCTCACTGTGCCGGCAG ATGACATATTCCTTGACTCGCTTTGCCATCTACGAGACTGCGAGGGACCGCTTGGGCCAGGGCAGCCAGGGGCCTCCCCCCTTCTACCAGAAAGTGCTGCTGGGTGCAGTGGGAG GTTTCACCGGCGGATTTGTGGGGACCCCGGCGGACATGGTGAACGTCAG GATGCAGAACGACATGAAGCAGCCACCTGCCCTGCGGCGCAA CTATTCCCATGCCCTGGACGGCATGTACCGTGTCCTCCGGGAAG AGGGCTTGAAGAAACTCTTCTCGGGAGCTACGATGGCATCTAGCCGAGGGGCCCTAGTCACCGTTGGGCAG CTCTCCTGTTATGACCAGGCCAAGCAGCTGGTTCTCGCGACTGGGTTGCTGTCAGACAACATCTTCACTCACTTCCTGGCCAGCTTCATCGCt GGCGGATGCGCCACATtcctctgccagcccctggACGTGCTGAAGACCCGCCTCATGAACTCCCAGGGCGAGTACCGG GGTGTTAGCCACTGTGCCATGGAAACTGCCAAGCTTGGCCCACTCGCCTTCTACAAG GGCTTCGTTCCTGCTGCCATCCGGCTCATTCCTCACACAGTCCTCACCTTTGTCTTCCTGGAACAGCTGCGCAAATATTTTGGGATCAAAGTGATCACCTGA
- the ARL16 gene encoding ADP-ribosylation factor-like protein 16 isoform X2 has translation MEGTARPGPTCLLLGAVGGGKSLLARRLRHIRGAGGPGGAGVPGGPCPHPLPSRHRVLNSAAQLSAEEGTSELGEPPATLPTVGTNLTDLRLPRKVTVRELGGCMGPIWPSYYSECSALLFVVDAANPTQVSSSCVQLLSILSAEQLASVPVLVIFNKIDLPCYMSLVEMKSLFRMQDIISCATQPITMLETSARDGTGLADVLQWLRATLGDPR, from the exons ATGGAGGGAACGGCGCGGCCTGGGCCCACgtgcctgctgctgggggcggtgggcgGCGGCAAGAGCCTGCTGGCCAGGCGGCTCCGCCATATCCG GGGTgcggggggtcccggcggggCAGGGGTCCCGGGTGGACCGTGTCCTCATCCCCTTCCCAGCCGTCATCGTGTCCTTAACTCTGCCGCACAGCTGAGCGCCGAGGAGGGGACGTCAGAGCTGGGCGAGCCCCCGGCTACTCTGCCTACG GTGGGCACCAACCTGACTGACCTGCGGCTGCCACGGAAGGTGACGGTCCGGGAGCTGGGCGGCTGTATGGGACCCATCTGGCCCAGCTACTACAGCGAGTGCAGCGCTCTCCTG TTTGTGGTCGATGCTGCCAATCCCACCCAGGTCTCCTCATCCTGTGTCCAGCTGCTGTCCatcctctctgcagagcagcttgcCTCCGTGCCTGTGCTGGTCATCTTCAATAAGAT TGACCTGCCCTGCTACATGTCACTGGTGGAGATGAAGTCGTTGTTCCGCATGCAGGATATCATCTCCTGTGCCACACAGCCCATCACGATGCTGGAGACCAGCGCCCGTGACGGCACCGGCCTGGCGGATGTCCTGCAGTGGCTTCGGGCCACCCTCGGAGACCCCCGCTGA
- the HGS gene encoding hepatocyte growth factor-regulated tyrosine kinase substrate isoform X1, whose translation MGRGGGTFERLLDKATSQLLLETDWESILQICDMIRQGDTQAKYAVNAIKKKVNDKNPHVALYALEVMESVVKNCGQTVHDEVANKQTMEELKEILKRQVETSVRSKILYLIQAWAHAFRNEPKYKVVQDTYQIMKVEGHVFPEFKESDAMFAAERAPDWVDAEECHRCRVQFGVVTRKHHCRACGQIFCGKCSSKYSTIPKFGIEKEVRVCEPCYEHLNKKAEGKAAATSELPPEYLTSPLSQQSQLPPKRDETALQEEEELQLAIALSQSEAEEKERMRQKTTYSMYPKAEPTPVTSSAPPVSTLYSPPVNSSAPLAEDIDPELARYLNRNYWEKKQEEVRKSPTPSAPLSLTEPAAQPGEAHPAPLGVVEQQYQNGESEENHEQFLKALQNAVTTFVNRMKSNHMRGRSITNDSAVLSLFQSINNMHPQLLELLNQLDERRLYYEGLQDKLAQIRDARGALNALREEHREKLRRAAEEAERQRQIQLAQKLEIMRQKKQEYLEMQRQLAIQRLQEQEKERQMRLEQQKQTIQMRAQMPAFSLPYAQLQAMPAGSGVIYQPSGPTSFPGTFSPAGSVEGSPMHSVYMNQAAQGGTGPYTTIPVTGTDPSMVNAYMYQPGAGSGQAAQQGQAVPTTTPAYSSYQPTPTQGYQSAVSQSQSIPAISQAPQSGAMGYMGSQSVSMGYQPYGMQGLMSALPGQEAALSSLPAQQSYLPGQQPLYQQMAPAAGPPQQQQQPQPAPAPVQQPQGSSEAQLISFD comes from the exons ATGGGGCGCGGTGGCGGCACCTTCGAGCGGCTCCTCG ATAAGGCTACAAGTCAGCTCCTGCTGGAGACGGATTGGGAATCCATCCTGCAGATCTGCGACATGATCCGACAGGGAGATACCCA AGCAAAATACGCCGTCAACGCTATcaagaagaaagtaaatgaCAAGAATCCCCATGTGGCACTCTACGCACTGGAG GTCATGGAGTCAGTGGTTAAAAACTGTGGCCAAACAGTCCATGATGAGGTGGCTAATAAACAGACTATGGAGGAACTGAAGGAAATACTCAAG AGGCAAGTGGAGACAAGTGTCCGCAGTAAGATCCTGTACCTTATCCAGGCCTGGGCTCACGCCTTCCGGAACGAGCCCAAGTACAAGGTGGTGCAGGACACCTACCAGATAATGAAGGTTGAAG GTCACGTGTTCCCCGAGTTCAAAGAGAGCGATGCCATGTTTGCTGCAGAAAGG GCTCCTGACTGGGTCGATGCTGAGGAGTGTCACAGATGTCGAGTGCAGTTTGGCGTTGTGACACGGAAG CATCATTGCAGGGCCTGCGGCCAGATCTTCTGCGGCAAATGCTCCTCCAAGTATTCCACCATCCCCAAGTTTGGGATTGAGAAGGAAGTGAGAGTCTGTGAACCCTGTTACGAGCATCTCAACAA GAAAGCTGAGGGTAAAGCTGCTGCCACCTCCGAACTGCCCCCCGAGTACCTGACCAGCCCTCTCTCTCAGCAGTCCCAG CTGCCTCCAAAGCGTGACGAGACGGCTctgcaagaggaggaggagctccAGCTAGCTATTGCCTTGTCTCAGTCAGAGgctgaggagaaggagagaaTG agGCAGAAAACAACCTACTCCATGTACCCAAAGGCTGAGCCCACACCCGTCACCTCATCAGCCCCCCCAGTCAGCACGCTGTATTCCCCACCTGTG AATTCCTCTGCTCCCTTGGCTGAGGACATTGACCCGGAG ctggCTCGGTACCTGAACCGCAACTACTGGGAGAAGAAACAAGAGGAAGTTCGCAAAAGCCCCACCCCGTCAGCACCTCTGTCCCTCACAGAGCCAGctgctcagcctggggaagCCCACCCTGCCCCGCTTGGTGTTGTTGAG cagcagtACCAGAACGGCGAGTCTGAGGAGAACCACGAGCAGTTCCTGAAGGCGCTGCAGAACGCGGTCACCACGTTTGTCAACCGCATGAAGAGCAACCACATGCGGGGCCGCAGCATCACCAATGACTCTGCTGTATTGTCCCTTTTCCAGTCCATCAACAACATGCAcccccagctgctggagctgctcaaCCAGCTGGATGAGCGCAGGC tgTACTACGAAGGCCTGCAGGACAAACTGGCCCAGATCAGGGATGCACGTGGGGCTCTGAACGCCCTGCGGGAGGAACATCGGGAGAAGCTGCGCCGTGCAGCGGAGGAGGCAGAGCGTCAGCGCCAGATACAGCTGGCCCAGAAGCTGGAGATCATGAGGCAGAAGAAGCAG GAGTACCTGGAGATGCAGCGTCAGTTGGCCATCCAGCGACTGCAGGAACAGGAGAAGGAGAGGCAGATGCGCCTGGAACAGCAGAAGCAGACCATCCAGATGAGAGCCCAGATGCCTGCCTTCTCACTACCTTACGCCCAA CTCCAGGCCATGCCCGCAGGCAGTGGGGTGATCTACCAGCCCTCAGGGCCCACCAGCTTCCCTGGCACCTTCAGTCCAGCTGGCTCTGTGGAGGGCTCTCCCATGCACAGCGTATACATGAACCAGGCAGCAcaagggggcacagggccgtaCACCACGATACCCGTCACAGGGACAG ATCCCAGCATGGTGAACGCCTACATGTACCAGCCGGGGGCAGGCAGCGGGCAGGCAGCTCAGCAGGGGCAGGCGGtgcccaccaccaccccagcgTACTCGTCCTACCAGCCAACTCCAACACAGGGCTACCAG aGCGCAGTCTCACAGTCGCAGAGCATCCCGGCCATCTCTCAGGCCCCCCAGTCGGGCGCTATGGGCTACATGGGCAGCCAGTCGGTCTCCATGGGGTACCAGCCCTATGGCATGCAG GGCCTCATGTCCGCCCTGCCAGGCCAGGAAGCTGCACTGAGCAGCCTGCCAGCCCAGCAGTCCTACCTGCCCGGGCAGCAGCCCCTCTACCAGCAG ATGGCACCTGCTGCAGgccccccccagcagcagcaacagccccagccggcgcccgcacccgtgcagcagccccagggcagcagtGAGGCGCAGCTCATCTCGTTTGACTGA
- the MRPL12 gene encoding large ribosomal subunit protein bL12m has protein sequence MLPAARALPPRLSRRPPPAWRWGSAGPPAAGLRALATGRVQRSEALAGAPLDTAAKEYSPKVRQLVRDIAGLTLLEVADLNALLKETLKIPDVGVMPAAAAASLLPSQGASQEQEEDVPLKKEKTHFTVRLTELKPADKVKLIKEVKNFVPGVNLVQAKKLVESLPQEIKANASKEEAEKIKAALEAAGGTVVLE, from the exons ATGCTGCCCGCCGCCCGCGCGCTGCCGCCGCGCTtgtcccgccgcccgccgccggcctgGCGCTGGGGCTCGgccgggccgcccgccgccggcctgCGGGCGCTGGCTACGGGCCGTGTACAGCGCTCGGAGGCGCTGGCCGGGGCGCCGCTGGACACGGCCGCCAAGGAGTACTCGCCCAAGGTGCGGCAGTTGGTGCGGGACATCGCGGGGCTGACGCTGCTGGAGGTGGCCGACCTCAACGCGCTCCTCAAG GAGACGCTGAAGATCCCAGACGTGGGGGTGATGCCGGCGGCAGCGGCTgcctctctcctgccctcccaggGGGCTTCGCAG gagcaggaggaggacgTCCCGctcaagaaagagaaaacacatttcacCGTCCGGCTGACAGAGCTGAAACCTGCTGATAAGGTGAAGCTGATCAAGGAGGTGAAGAACTTTGTGCCTGGAGTGAACCTCGTGCAG GCAAAGAAGCTGGTGGAGTCCCTTCCTCAGGAGATCAAGGCTAACGCCTCcaaggaggaagcagagaagaTCAAAGCAGcgctggaggcagcaggagggactGTGGTTCTGGAATAG